A region from the Arthrobacter gengyunqii genome encodes:
- a CDS encoding ABC transporter permease — MPENDKALTPASRGKVSPYPIEHFVADVEETPVQPVDSSTADGAPRSIWSEAWRSLRKQPLFIISALLLLAVIVVALFPGIFTSQQPNDNCLLANSDGGPIAGHPLGFTQQGCDVLARVVYGTRSSLMVGLLATLGVVVVGGVIGALAGFFGGWVDAILARVSDIFFALPMILGAIVVVQLPFFRENRNVWTIVLILVTFGWPQVARITRGAVLEIRNADFVTAAQSLGVSRMSALIKHVIPNAMAPVIVIATISLGTFIVAESTLSFLGIGLPPDVMSWGNDIFSAKPSLRTNPMALFWPALALSLTVLSFIMLGDALRDALDPKSRKR, encoded by the coding sequence ATGCCTGAGAATGACAAAGCACTGACCCCCGCTTCACGCGGCAAGGTCTCTCCCTACCCGATCGAGCATTTCGTGGCGGACGTGGAGGAAACTCCGGTCCAGCCCGTTGACAGCTCAACCGCAGACGGCGCGCCCCGCAGCATCTGGAGCGAAGCCTGGCGCAGCCTGCGCAAGCAGCCGCTGTTCATCATCAGCGCCCTGCTGCTTCTGGCCGTAATTGTCGTGGCACTGTTCCCCGGCATCTTCACTAGCCAACAGCCCAACGACAACTGCCTGCTGGCCAATTCAGACGGCGGTCCGATTGCGGGCCACCCGCTCGGCTTTACCCAGCAGGGCTGCGATGTTCTGGCGCGAGTGGTCTATGGAACGCGCTCATCGCTGATGGTCGGCCTGCTGGCCACGCTCGGCGTGGTTGTTGTCGGTGGTGTCATTGGCGCCCTTGCCGGTTTCTTCGGCGGCTGGGTGGATGCCATCCTGGCCCGCGTCAGCGACATCTTTTTTGCGCTGCCGATGATCCTTGGCGCCATCGTTGTGGTGCAGCTTCCGTTCTTCCGGGAGAACCGCAACGTCTGGACCATCGTCCTGATCCTGGTCACGTTCGGCTGGCCGCAGGTTGCCCGCATTACGCGAGGCGCCGTGCTTGAGATACGCAACGCGGACTTCGTCACGGCAGCCCAGTCGCTGGGCGTCTCACGGATGTCCGCACTGATCAAGCACGTCATTCCGAATGCGATGGCACCCGTCATCGTCATCGCAACCATTTCGCTGGGCACCTTCATCGTGGCCGAGTCGACACTGTCCTTCCTGGGCATTGGCCTGCCGCCGGACGTCATGTCTTGGGGCAACGACATTTTCTCCGCGAAGCCCTCCCTGCGCACCAATCCGATGGCCCTGTTCTGGCCGGCACTTGCACTGTCGCTGACCGTGCTGTCCTTCATCATGCTTGGTGATGCTCTGCGGGACGCGCTCGACCCCAAGTCGCGTAAGCGATGA
- a CDS encoding peptide ABC transporter substrate-binding protein, whose translation MRFTRTSKMLSVAAVAVLALSACGGGDGSSESGAEGDTSRVIIADGSEPQNPLIPTNTNEVGGGAVLDLLFAGLISYDADGKPQNEMAESIETEDAQNYTIKLKEGKTFSNGAPVTAASFVDAWNYGAAAKNAQLSSYFFESIEGYDEASAEGSEVDTMSGLKVIDDTTFQVTLKQPESDWPLRLGYSAFYPMIPEALADPKTYGENPVGNGPYKFDGEGAWEHNQEINLVPNESYEGPQKAQNAGITFKIYQNDTTAYQDLISNNLDVLKTIPTSDVKNFKNDLGEERSIESPYAGNQTIAIPYYLENWSGEAGKLRRQALSMAIDREEITSVIFSNGRTPAEDFTAPVLDGYSADLPGSENLEFNPEKAKELWEEAEKISPYDESQPLTIAYNADKGDHKTWVEAVVNGLKNNLGIEVTGKPYATFKEVRTEASDAVLTGAIRSGWQADYPSLYNFLGPIYATGAGSNDARYENPEFDALLSEGLSASTVEEGNEKMNEAQEMLLEDLPAIPLWYQVAQGGWSTNVTNVEFGWNGVPLYYAITGK comes from the coding sequence ATGCGCTTCACACGCACTTCCAAAATGCTGAGCGTCGCGGCCGTGGCCGTTCTGGCGCTGAGCGCCTGCGGCGGGGGAGATGGTTCCTCGGAATCCGGCGCAGAAGGTGACACCAGCCGTGTCATCATTGCGGACGGCTCAGAGCCCCAGAACCCGCTGATCCCCACGAACACCAATGAGGTGGGCGGCGGGGCAGTACTGGACCTGCTTTTTGCCGGCCTGATCAGCTACGACGCTGACGGCAAGCCGCAGAATGAAATGGCCGAGTCGATCGAGACCGAAGACGCGCAGAACTACACCATCAAGCTGAAGGAAGGCAAAACCTTCAGCAACGGTGCGCCGGTAACTGCTGCGTCCTTCGTGGATGCCTGGAACTACGGCGCCGCGGCCAAGAACGCCCAGCTCTCCAGCTACTTCTTCGAGAGCATCGAAGGGTACGACGAAGCCAGCGCCGAGGGCTCGGAAGTGGACACCATGTCCGGGCTGAAGGTCATCGATGACACCACGTTCCAGGTCACGCTGAAGCAGCCTGAGTCCGACTGGCCGCTGCGCCTGGGCTACAGCGCGTTCTACCCGATGATCCCCGAAGCCCTTGCCGACCCGAAGACCTACGGTGAGAACCCCGTGGGCAACGGTCCGTACAAGTTCGACGGAGAAGGCGCTTGGGAGCACAACCAGGAGATCAACCTGGTCCCGAACGAGTCCTACGAAGGACCTCAGAAAGCCCAGAACGCCGGTATTACGTTCAAGATCTACCAGAACGACACCACGGCCTACCAGGACCTGATTTCCAACAACCTGGACGTCCTGAAGACCATCCCGACGTCAGACGTCAAGAACTTCAAGAACGACCTCGGCGAGGAACGCTCCATCGAGTCCCCGTACGCGGGCAACCAGACCATCGCCATCCCCTACTACCTGGAGAACTGGAGCGGTGAAGCCGGCAAGCTGCGCCGCCAGGCTCTCTCCATGGCGATCGACCGTGAAGAAATCACCTCGGTGATCTTCAGCAACGGCCGCACCCCGGCGGAAGACTTCACAGCACCCGTGCTGGATGGCTACTCCGCGGACCTGCCCGGCAGTGAAAACCTGGAGTTCAACCCGGAAAAGGCCAAGGAACTCTGGGAAGAAGCCGAGAAGATCTCGCCGTACGACGAGTCCCAGCCCCTGACCATCGCGTACAACGCGGACAAGGGCGACCACAAGACCTGGGTTGAAGCCGTAGTCAACGGTCTCAAGAACAACCTCGGCATCGAGGTCACCGGCAAGCCGTACGCGACGTTCAAGGAAGTACGCACCGAAGCCAGCGACGCTGTCCTCACCGGAGCCATCCGCTCCGGCTGGCAGGCAGACTACCCGTCGCTGTATAACTTCCTCGGCCCGATCTACGCCACCGGAGCCGGCTCCAACGACGCACGTTACGAGAACCCCGAGTTCGACGCTCTGTTGAGCGAGGGTCTCTCGGCGTCCACCGTTGAAGAAGGCAACGAGAAGATGAACGAGGCGCAGGAAATGCTCCTCGAAGATCTTCCCGCCATCCCCCTGTGGTACCAGGTTGCCCAGGGCGGCTGGAGCACCAACGTGACCAACGTTGAGTTCGGCTGGAACGGCGTACCCCTGTACTACGCCATCACCGGCAAGTAA
- a CDS encoding ABC transporter permease, whose translation MAGYVLRRFLQLIPVFLGATLLLYFLVFSLPGDATAAICGDKGCTPAVEASLRAQYNLDQPFWMQYLLYLKGVLTFDLGTNFAGREISTIIAEVFPTTAKLAVMALVFEAVFGIVFGLFAGLRKGKIFDSTVLVVSLVVISVPIFVLGFLMQFVFGVKLAWTNPTVSGDASFTELLLPAIVLGLVSFAYVLRLTRTSVIENANADYVRTATAKGLSRPRVVTVHILRNSMIPVATFLGADLGALMGGAIVTEGIFNVNGVGNTLYRAVLNGEAPVVVSIVTVLILIFCLANLLVDLLYAWLDPRIRYA comes from the coding sequence ATGGCCGGATACGTTCTTCGGCGCTTCCTGCAGCTAATCCCCGTTTTCCTGGGCGCCACTCTGCTTCTCTACTTCCTGGTCTTCAGCCTTCCCGGCGACGCCACGGCCGCCATCTGCGGCGACAAGGGCTGCACCCCCGCCGTCGAAGCGTCACTGCGGGCCCAGTACAACCTGGACCAGCCGTTCTGGATGCAGTACCTGCTGTACCTCAAGGGCGTTCTGACCTTTGATCTGGGAACAAACTTCGCCGGCCGCGAAATCTCCACCATCATCGCCGAGGTCTTCCCGACCACCGCAAAGCTGGCTGTCATGGCCCTCGTCTTCGAAGCCGTCTTCGGCATCGTCTTCGGCCTCTTCGCCGGCCTGCGCAAGGGCAAGATCTTCGATTCCACGGTTCTCGTGGTGTCCCTGGTGGTCATTTCCGTCCCGATCTTCGTGCTCGGCTTCCTGATGCAGTTCGTCTTTGGCGTGAAACTCGCCTGGACCAACCCCACCGTGAGCGGTGACGCGTCCTTCACCGAGTTGCTGCTGCCTGCCATTGTGCTGGGCCTGGTGTCCTTCGCCTACGTGCTGCGTCTTACCCGCACGAGCGTGATCGAGAACGCCAATGCTGACTATGTCCGCACCGCAACGGCCAAGGGCCTGAGCCGTCCGCGCGTCGTCACGGTGCACATTCTCCGCAACTCCATGATTCCGGTTGCCACTTTCCTGGGTGCCGATCTGGGCGCCCTGATGGGCGGCGCGATCGTGACCGAAGGGATCTTCAACGTCAACGGCGTCGGCAACACCCTGTACCGCGCCGTGCTCAATGGTGAAGCTCCGGTGGTCGTCTCCATCGTCACCGTGCTGATCCTGATTTTTTGCCTCGCCAACCTGTTGGTAGATCTTCTGTACGCGTGGCTGGACCCGAGGATTCGATATGCCTGA
- the typA gene encoding translational GTPase TypA, whose translation MSETNTAVNTAVRSDLRNVAIVAHVDHGKTTLVDAMLKQTNSFAAHGNVEERVMDSGDLEREKGITILAKNTTVFYNGPAAKGETITINVIDTPGHADFGGEVERGLSMVDGVVLLVDASEGPLPQTRFVLRKALAAKLPVILLVNKTDRPDSRIDEVVSEAMDLLLGLASDLADEVPDLDLDLVLNVPVVYAAARVGAASLEQPADGSAPANDNLEPLFQTIIDHIPAPTYDPEGVLQAHVTNLDASPFLGRLALLRIFNGTLHKGQTVAWARADGTMKSVKITELLATKALDRVPTESAGPGEIVAVAGIEDITIGETLTDIDNPKPLPLITVDDPAISMTIGINTSPLAGRVKGAKVTARQVKDRLDKELIGNVSLKVLPTERPDAWEVQGRGELALAILVEQMRREGFELTVGKPQVVTKQIDGKKCEPMEHMTIDVPEEYLGAVTQLMAVRKGRMVNMSNHGTGWVRMEFIVPARGLIGFRTKFLTETHGAGISSSIAEGYEPWVGPIEYRTNGSLIADRSGVVTPFAMIKLQERGSFFVEPTSEVYEGMIVGENSRADDMDVNITKEKQLTNMRAASSDTFENLTPPRKLTLEESLEFAREDECVEVTPESIRIRKLVLGASERAKVTRARAKS comes from the coding sequence ATGTCAGAAACCAACACGGCTGTAAACACCGCAGTACGAAGCGATCTCCGCAACGTTGCGATTGTGGCCCACGTTGACCACGGTAAGACGACTCTCGTCGACGCCATGCTGAAGCAGACGAACTCGTTTGCCGCCCACGGTAACGTGGAAGAACGCGTGATGGACTCCGGTGACCTGGAGCGCGAAAAGGGCATCACCATCCTGGCCAAGAACACCACCGTGTTCTACAACGGTCCGGCTGCCAAGGGTGAAACCATCACCATCAACGTGATCGACACCCCCGGCCACGCCGACTTCGGTGGCGAGGTTGAGCGCGGCCTGTCCATGGTGGACGGCGTTGTGCTGCTCGTTGATGCTTCCGAGGGCCCGCTGCCGCAGACCCGTTTCGTGCTGCGCAAGGCGCTGGCCGCCAAGCTGCCCGTCATCCTTCTGGTCAACAAGACCGACCGTCCCGACTCCCGCATCGACGAGGTCGTCAGCGAAGCCATGGACCTGCTCCTGGGCCTGGCCTCGGACCTCGCGGACGAAGTTCCGGACCTGGACCTGGACCTGGTGTTGAACGTTCCGGTCGTTTACGCAGCCGCCCGCGTCGGCGCTGCTTCCCTGGAACAGCCGGCTGACGGCTCCGCTCCGGCCAACGACAACCTGGAACCGCTGTTCCAGACGATCATCGACCACATCCCGGCGCCCACCTACGATCCCGAGGGTGTCCTCCAGGCCCACGTGACCAACCTTGACGCTTCCCCGTTCCTGGGTCGCCTGGCACTGCTGCGCATCTTCAACGGCACCCTGCACAAGGGCCAGACCGTTGCCTGGGCCCGTGCCGACGGCACCATGAAGTCCGTCAAGATCACCGAACTGCTGGCCACCAAGGCCCTGGACCGGGTTCCGACCGAATCCGCCGGCCCCGGCGAAATCGTTGCCGTTGCCGGTATCGAGGACATCACCATCGGTGAAACCCTCACCGACATCGACAACCCCAAGCCGCTGCCGCTGATCACTGTCGATGATCCGGCAATCTCCATGACCATCGGTATCAACACGTCGCCGCTGGCCGGCCGCGTGAAGGGCGCCAAGGTTACGGCCCGCCAGGTCAAGGACCGCCTCGACAAGGAACTGATCGGTAACGTTTCGCTGAAGGTCCTTCCGACCGAGCGTCCGGATGCCTGGGAAGTCCAGGGCCGCGGAGAGCTCGCCCTGGCCATCCTCGTGGAGCAGATGCGCCGCGAAGGCTTCGAACTGACCGTTGGCAAGCCGCAGGTTGTCACCAAGCAGATCGACGGCAAGAAGTGCGAGCCGATGGAGCACATGACCATCGACGTACCCGAGGAATACCTCGGTGCAGTCACTCAGCTGATGGCCGTCCGCAAGGGCCGCATGGTCAACATGTCCAACCACGGCACCGGCTGGGTTCGCATGGAGTTCATCGTTCCCGCCCGCGGCCTGATCGGCTTCCGCACCAAGTTCCTCACGGAAACCCACGGTGCCGGCATCTCCTCCTCCATCGCTGAAGGCTACGAGCCTTGGGTTGGCCCGATCGAGTACCGCACCAACGGTTCGCTGATCGCTGACCGCTCCGGCGTCGTCACCCCGTTCGCGATGATCAAGCTGCAGGAACGCGGTTCCTTCTTCGTGGAGCCCACCTCCGAGGTTTACGAGGGCATGATCGTTGGCGAGAACTCCCGCGCCGATGACATGGACGTGAACATCACCAAGGAAAAGCAGCTCACCAACATGCGTGCCGCTTCCTCGGACACCTTCGAGAACCTGACCCCGCCGCGCAAGCTGACTCTGGAAGAGTCCCTCGAATTCGCCCGCGAAGACGAGTGCGTGGAAGTTACTCCGGAGTCCATCCGCATCCGCAAGCTGGTCCTGGGCGCTTCCGAGCGTGCCAAGGTAACCCGCGCGCGCGCCAAGAGCTAA
- a CDS encoding ABC transporter family substrate-binding protein, whose translation MRFDRLTKLFAGCAAAVLALAACTAEPDATEDLPGVSPTPGGEISVAEAGVFSSFNPQTADGNTDINNRIAYATHSGFNYVDNNLEIVPLEDFGSYEKVSEDPLAVKYTVNEGVAWSDGAPVGADDMILAWAAASGRFDDELAAGNGTVLSGTRYFDYAGSSEALALTGLPEVSEDNRSITLTYSEPYADWETAFGSLADDGGIGVPAHVVAQGAGLADEKELTQLLLGTAAGDPLDPAPVDPELRAVADYWNTAFAADNLPDNPALYLSSGPYIVQGIEPGASLTLVRNEDYTWGPKPELDRITVRFLQDPSTQVTALKDGSVDIISPRADSGTLTELEALGNINLHQGNQLAYDHLDLKFDGVFADEAVREAFLSTVPRQAIVEANVEPLQPGAKPLDSQVFLADQAGYEDAAATNGSGEFAEVDPDRARELLDGATPEVRILYNRDNANRALAYERIEESASESGFNVVDGGLPAAEWAAQLGTESYDAAIFGWTASGVGVSGVPQIFRTGAASNFNGFSSPEADALMDDLITETDAQARDELQTRIDRLIWSARYGLPLYQVPGLQASADTIEHVEYMPNQTGLWWNFWEWSVAR comes from the coding sequence ATGCGTTTTGACCGCCTGACCAAACTCTTCGCCGGCTGCGCCGCCGCGGTCCTGGCGCTGGCAGCCTGCACCGCTGAGCCGGACGCCACCGAGGACCTGCCGGGCGTTTCGCCTACTCCGGGGGGCGAGATCTCCGTGGCGGAAGCCGGCGTCTTCAGTTCCTTCAACCCGCAAACCGCGGACGGGAACACCGATATTAACAACCGCATCGCGTACGCCACCCACTCGGGATTCAACTACGTGGACAACAACCTTGAGATTGTTCCGCTGGAGGATTTCGGCAGCTATGAAAAGGTTTCCGAGGATCCGCTGGCGGTGAAATACACCGTCAATGAGGGAGTTGCCTGGTCCGACGGTGCCCCGGTGGGAGCGGACGACATGATCCTTGCCTGGGCGGCGGCATCCGGCAGGTTCGATGACGAGCTCGCGGCCGGCAACGGCACTGTCCTGTCCGGCACCCGCTATTTCGACTATGCCGGCTCCAGCGAAGCCCTGGCCCTGACCGGGCTGCCGGAGGTCAGCGAGGACAACCGCTCCATCACATTGACCTACTCAGAGCCGTACGCGGACTGGGAGACAGCGTTCGGATCGCTGGCGGACGACGGCGGGATTGGGGTCCCGGCCCACGTCGTCGCCCAGGGGGCAGGGCTGGCGGACGAGAAAGAGCTGACGCAGCTGCTTCTGGGCACCGCGGCGGGAGATCCCCTGGATCCTGCGCCGGTGGACCCCGAACTGCGCGCCGTCGCCGATTACTGGAACACCGCCTTCGCCGCCGACAACCTTCCCGATAACCCTGCCCTCTACCTGTCCAGCGGCCCCTACATTGTCCAGGGCATCGAACCGGGAGCCTCCCTGACCCTGGTTCGGAATGAGGACTACACCTGGGGGCCCAAGCCGGAACTGGACAGGATCACGGTCCGGTTCCTGCAGGATCCCTCAACCCAGGTGACGGCGTTGAAAGACGGCTCAGTGGACATCATTTCCCCGCGCGCGGACAGCGGCACGCTGACTGAACTTGAGGCGCTGGGGAACATTAACCTGCATCAGGGCAACCAGCTCGCCTACGACCACCTGGACCTGAAGTTCGACGGCGTTTTTGCGGACGAGGCGGTCCGTGAGGCCTTCCTGAGCACCGTGCCGCGCCAGGCCATTGTGGAAGCCAATGTCGAGCCGCTGCAGCCCGGGGCCAAGCCGCTGGATTCCCAGGTGTTCCTCGCCGACCAGGCTGGCTATGAGGACGCCGCCGCCACCAACGGATCGGGCGAGTTCGCCGAGGTGGATCCGGACCGGGCGCGCGAACTGCTCGACGGCGCCACACCCGAGGTGCGGATCCTCTACAACCGTGACAATGCAAACCGTGCCCTGGCCTATGAACGGATCGAAGAATCGGCGTCGGAATCGGGATTCAACGTGGTGGACGGCGGACTGCCGGCCGCTGAATGGGCCGCCCAGCTGGGAACGGAAAGCTACGACGCGGCTATCTTCGGCTGGACTGCGTCGGGAGTCGGGGTGTCCGGCGTGCCGCAGATCTTCCGCACCGGAGCCGCGTCAAACTTCAACGGTTTCTCCAGTCCGGAGGCAGATGCGCTGATGGATGACCTCATTACGGAGACCGATGCCCAGGCCCGTGATGAACTTCAAACCAGGATCGACCGGCTCATCTGGAGCGCCCGATACGGTCTGCCCCTATATCAGGTGCCGGGGCTCCAAGCCTCTGCGGACACCATCGAGCATGTGGAGTACATGCCGAACCAGACCGGACTGTGGTGGAACTTCTGGGAATGGTCCGTGGCCCGGTAG
- a CDS encoding ABC transporter ATP-binding protein, which yields MSTHSMDQSQPLNGLPKPLLEVRDLAITFKTNNGDVPAVRNAHLTIMPGETVAIVGESGSGKSTTALAAIGLLPANGAVSGGSIIFDGEDITHASEKRIVELRGSSIGMVPQDPMSNLNPVWKIGFQVKETLKANGLPHTAKDIAQVLSEAGLPDAAERANQYPHEFSGGMRQRALIAIGLSCRPRLLIADEPTSALDVTVQRQILDHLDRMTDELGTAVLLITHDLGLAAERAHKVVVMYKGQVVESGPALEILTNPQHPYTRKLVESAPSLASRRIETAKSLGLDDSAELLAAHPDGVKTENVIEVKQLSKVFKLRGALGKSTDFKAVDDVSFTIPRGTTTAVVGESGSGKSTVARMVLGLEKATEGQILFDGVDITTLNRRKMFDFRRRVQPIFQDPYGSLDPMYNIFRTIEEPLRVHGIGNPKSREKKVRELLDQVSLPASMMRRYPNELSGGQRQRVAIARALALDPEVVICDEAVSALDVLVQAQILNLLSDLQSELGLSYLFITHDLAVVRQIADEVCVMQKGRIVETGSTDNVFDNPQQEYTKALLAAIPGAGLMLPPAVA from the coding sequence ATGTCCACGCATTCCATGGACCAGTCACAGCCCCTGAACGGGTTGCCCAAGCCGCTGCTCGAAGTGCGGGACCTCGCCATTACGTTCAAGACGAACAACGGCGACGTCCCGGCTGTGCGCAACGCCCACCTGACGATCATGCCCGGAGAAACGGTCGCGATCGTGGGGGAGTCCGGCTCCGGAAAGTCGACGACGGCGCTGGCCGCCATCGGTCTTCTGCCCGCCAACGGTGCAGTCTCCGGAGGCAGCATCATCTTTGACGGTGAAGACATCACCCATGCGAGCGAAAAGCGCATCGTGGAGTTGCGCGGTTCCTCCATTGGCATGGTTCCGCAGGATCCGATGTCCAACCTGAACCCCGTGTGGAAGATCGGCTTCCAGGTCAAGGAAACGCTGAAGGCCAACGGCCTGCCGCACACCGCGAAAGATATTGCGCAGGTGCTCAGCGAGGCCGGACTGCCGGACGCCGCGGAGCGGGCCAACCAGTACCCGCACGAGTTCTCCGGCGGCATGCGCCAGCGTGCGCTGATTGCCATTGGCCTGTCCTGCCGGCCGCGGCTGCTCATCGCCGACGAGCCGACATCGGCCCTGGACGTCACCGTGCAGCGCCAGATCCTGGACCATCTGGACCGCATGACCGACGAGCTTGGTACTGCAGTCCTGCTGATTACCCATGACCTCGGCCTTGCAGCCGAGCGCGCCCACAAGGTTGTCGTGATGTACAAGGGGCAGGTGGTGGAATCCGGTCCCGCACTGGAAATCCTCACCAACCCGCAGCACCCGTACACCCGCAAGCTCGTGGAATCCGCGCCCTCGCTCGCCTCCCGGCGGATTGAGACGGCCAAATCACTGGGCCTGGATGACTCGGCGGAACTCCTCGCGGCACATCCCGACGGAGTCAAGACCGAGAACGTCATTGAGGTGAAGCAGCTTTCCAAGGTGTTCAAACTGCGCGGGGCGCTGGGCAAGTCCACCGACTTCAAAGCCGTCGACGACGTGTCCTTTACGATTCCGCGCGGCACCACCACCGCCGTCGTCGGCGAATCCGGCTCCGGCAAATCCACGGTGGCGCGGATGGTCCTGGGCCTGGAAAAGGCGACGGAGGGGCAGATCCTGTTCGACGGAGTGGACATCACCACTCTGAACCGCAGGAAGATGTTCGATTTCCGGCGCCGTGTGCAGCCCATCTTCCAGGACCCGTACGGATCTCTGGACCCGATGTACAACATCTTCCGGACCATCGAGGAACCGCTCCGGGTCCACGGGATCGGCAATCCCAAGAGCCGCGAGAAGAAGGTCCGGGAGCTGCTGGACCAGGTCTCGCTGCCGGCGTCAATGATGCGGCGCTACCCGAACGAGCTGTCCGGCGGACAGCGCCAGCGCGTGGCTATCGCCCGCGCACTGGCACTGGACCCTGAAGTGGTCATCTGTGATGAGGCTGTTTCGGCCCTGGACGTCCTGGTCCAGGCGCAAATCCTGAACCTGCTCTCGGATCTTCAGTCCGAACTGGGACTGAGCTACCTGTTCATCACCCATGACCTGGCCGTGGTCCGCCAGATCGCGGACGAGGTCTGCGTGATGCAAAAGGGCAGGATCGTAGAAACCGGATCCACCGACAATGTCTTCGACAATCCGCAGCAGGAATACACGAAGGCGCTGCTGGCGGCCATCCCGGGTGCCGGGCTGATGCTCCCGCCGGCTGTGGCCTAG
- a CDS encoding NAD(P)-dependent oxidoreductase, whose translation MKITIVGGSKGTGAQLAALAQAAGHEVTVVSRSASAPSGVRTVIGNATDPAVAAQAVAGADVVVVTVGGAKGVSRQRAAVTKNVIGAMQKAGVRRLVVQSSLGAGDSGSQMPAPLRIVMQAVLAKALADHNEQEAAVQGSGLDWTIVRPTGLTDKEPTSTWKALTTNEDGRLGGSIPRRDLAACMLGILSDDSTVGKALGVSS comes from the coding sequence GTGAAAATCACCATTGTCGGAGGCTCAAAAGGCACCGGAGCACAACTCGCTGCGCTCGCTCAGGCAGCAGGCCACGAGGTTACGGTCGTCTCCCGGAGCGCCAGCGCACCGTCCGGTGTCCGGACCGTCATCGGCAATGCGACCGATCCTGCAGTGGCTGCCCAGGCCGTGGCGGGAGCCGACGTCGTCGTTGTTACGGTGGGCGGCGCCAAGGGTGTTTCCCGGCAGCGCGCTGCCGTCACCAAAAACGTCATCGGTGCGATGCAGAAGGCCGGTGTGCGCCGGCTCGTGGTGCAGTCGTCACTGGGGGCGGGCGATTCGGGCTCGCAGATGCCCGCGCCGCTGCGGATCGTCATGCAGGCGGTGCTCGCCAAGGCGCTGGCCGACCACAACGAGCAGGAGGCTGCCGTGCAGGGCTCCGGCCTGGATTGGACGATCGTGCGGCCCACCGGCCTCACGGACAAGGAGCCGACGAGCACCTGGAAGGCGCTGACAACGAACGAGGACGGCCGGCTTGGAGGTTCGATCCCCCGACGGGACCTGGCTGCCTGCATGCTCGGAATCCTCAGCGACGATTCCACCGTCGGCAAGGCCCTTGGGGTGAGCAGCTAG